A window of the Listeria swaminathanii genome harbors these coding sequences:
- a CDS encoding alpha/beta fold hydrolase yields MSVLNIEGAKLAYQKVGQGPILIFIPGANGTGNIFLPLAEQLKESFSVVMVDRRGYGDSELTESIPERASNAHDDYRVTRDAADIAALAKALSDEPVYILGSSSGSIVAMHVLKNHPEVVKKIAFHEPPINTFLPDSEMWQEANEKIVQTALTKNMAEAMQLFGETLHIAPIDAESMSKPAVTIDEVTEDPTTQQMKYWFTYEIRQYTSSDISLDDFKPYVNQITLLNGTDSKGSYPQDVNDFIAKQLGLTIVDIPGGHLGYIQKPAGFAKVLLSIWG; encoded by the coding sequence ATGAGCGTTTTAAACATTGAAGGAGCAAAATTAGCGTATCAGAAAGTTGGACAAGGTCCTATTCTTATTTTTATACCAGGAGCAAATGGAACAGGGAACATCTTTTTGCCATTAGCAGAGCAATTGAAAGAATCTTTTTCTGTGGTGATGGTAGATCGTCGCGGCTACGGGGACAGTGAATTGACAGAGTCTATACCAGAGCGCGCTAGTAATGCGCATGATGATTACCGAGTGACTAGAGATGCTGCTGACATTGCTGCACTCGCAAAAGCGTTAAGCGACGAGCCGGTTTATATTTTAGGATCAAGCTCTGGTTCAATTGTTGCTATGCATGTCTTGAAAAATCATCCAGAAGTTGTTAAAAAAATCGCTTTTCACGAGCCGCCAATCAATACATTCTTACCAGATTCAGAGATGTGGCAAGAAGCGAATGAGAAAATTGTACAAACAGCACTAACCAAAAACATGGCAGAAGCAATGCAACTTTTTGGGGAAACACTTCATATTGCACCCATTGACGCTGAAAGTATGTCGAAACCAGCCGTAACAATAGACGAAGTGACAGAAGACCCAACAACGCAACAAATGAAATACTGGTTCACTTATGAAATCCGCCAATATACTAGTTCGGACATTTCTTTAGACGATTTCAAACCGTATGTTAATCAGATTACCTTACTTAACGGTACTGATTCAAAAGGTTCCTATCCGCAAGATGTTAACGACTTTATTGCCAAACAACTCGGACTAACTATTGTGGATATTCCAGGTGGTCATTTAGGTTATATTCAAAAACCAGCCGGATTCGCTAAAGTACTTTTATCAATCTGGGGATAG
- a CDS encoding Crp/Fnr family transcriptional regulator: MNIRTELQNSQLCEGITEAQLTELMNKITVKEKHYKNNEILFYTDEVTKVYILVKGNAAIAKNTSSGKRILGKNVTEPGELAGEIYYFSHRNPFWDYAIVLEPTTVLEISGIDQETLQTLDLALQNQLLVNLLKSVTRKFEYIGEKVRMVSEDSVRAKISNYLFGIQDDDGSIELTETREEIADYLDITRPSLSRELGRMQKENIIRIEGSSVIILDAIIFDTFIE; encoded by the coding sequence ATGAACATTCGAACTGAACTGCAAAATAGCCAATTATGCGAAGGTATAACAGAAGCTCAATTAACCGAACTGATGAACAAAATTACGGTTAAAGAGAAGCACTATAAAAATAATGAAATTTTATTTTATACAGATGAAGTAACGAAAGTATATATTTTAGTTAAAGGAAATGCGGCTATTGCTAAAAATACAAGTAGCGGTAAGCGAATTCTAGGTAAAAATGTCACAGAACCTGGGGAACTGGCTGGGGAGATTTATTATTTCTCGCATCGTAATCCATTTTGGGACTATGCGATCGTGCTTGAACCGACAACAGTACTAGAAATTAGCGGCATTGACCAAGAAACTCTTCAAACCTTAGATTTAGCTTTACAAAACCAACTATTAGTCAATTTATTGAAAAGTGTTACTAGAAAATTTGAATATATAGGTGAAAAGGTACGAATGGTTTCAGAAGACTCTGTTCGTGCAAAAATAAGCAATTATTTATTTGGCATCCAAGACGATGATGGCAGTATCGAATTAACAGAAACAAGAGAAGAAATTGCCGACTATCTTGATATTACAAGACCTTCACTTTCGAGAGAGCTTGGCAGAATGCAAAAAGAAAATATTATTCGTATCGAAGGAAGTAGCGTTATTATTTTAGATGCGATTATATTTGATACTTTTATTGAGTAA
- a CDS encoding nuclear transport factor 2 family protein, producing the protein MLLTRNEPFTAEKIQAKADILELVQFERFCRDNALWDAMETCFTKESNVKISWFQGTGHGFIEASKKMTNPAPHKIYNTQVWINNDRAVAIMQATIQTRTIINGVEMELNSDAKLVTRVERIDGKWYINAFEGVYEKDSLMPVVPSKNADVPAELLANFRKSYACLALSLTLNGYEIDNNLPGIDRPEQVAQFFKEADEWLLQ; encoded by the coding sequence ATGTTATTAACTAGAAACGAACCTTTTACCGCAGAAAAAATACAAGCAAAGGCAGACATACTTGAGCTAGTTCAATTTGAACGATTTTGCCGCGATAATGCACTTTGGGACGCAATGGAAACCTGTTTTACAAAAGAGTCAAACGTAAAAATTTCCTGGTTTCAAGGAACTGGGCATGGCTTTATTGAGGCATCAAAGAAAATGACCAACCCTGCGCCACATAAAATATACAATACCCAAGTTTGGATTAATAACGACCGAGCTGTGGCGATAATGCAAGCCACTATCCAAACACGCACCATCATAAATGGAGTAGAAATGGAACTTAATTCTGATGCCAAATTAGTGACACGAGTAGAACGAATCGATGGTAAATGGTACATTAATGCATTTGAAGGAGTTTATGAGAAAGACTCATTGATGCCAGTGGTTCCAAGTAAAAATGCAGATGTTCCTGCTGAGCTATTAGCTAATTTTAGAAAAAGTTATGCTTGCCTAGCACTTTCATTAACATTAAACGGTTATGAGATTGATAATAATCTTCCCGGCATTGATCGCCCGGAGCAAGTGGCTCAATTTTTCAAAGAAGCTGATGAGTGGTTGCTCCAATAA
- a CDS encoding SGNH/GDSL hydrolase family protein, translated as MKKSKTVQILLVFSVVALVLSVVGVASIWYGQKNHQTNNAKTTAKKETTVTKKQDTFKITALGDSLTYGVGDTEGGGYVRVVENFYKQKEKNVENVNLAISGAKSGQLLKQLDQKEVQNQIKSADVILMTIGGNDLFRGGEALDDFKSDAIKQAKASYTSNLKQIYQTIRKLNPSAPVFHIGLYNPFMSLENASEMSAVANEWNLQSQNLSQNEKNIIYVPTFDLFQQNGAAYLATDKFHPNHAGYQFIGNRVTEVIQTGGGEDDDGASTSSN; from the coding sequence GTGAAAAAGAGTAAAACGGTTCAAATTCTATTAGTTTTTTCCGTTGTTGCATTGGTTTTGAGTGTGGTTGGGGTGGCATCGATTTGGTATGGGCAGAAAAATCATCAAACGAATAATGCGAAAACCACCGCTAAAAAAGAGACAACCGTAACGAAGAAACAAGATACGTTTAAAATAACGGCGCTTGGTGATTCGCTTACATATGGCGTTGGTGATACAGAAGGCGGCGGGTACGTCCGAGTGGTGGAGAATTTCTACAAACAAAAAGAGAAAAATGTCGAGAATGTTAATCTTGCTATTAGCGGGGCGAAATCAGGACAACTTCTCAAACAATTAGATCAAAAAGAAGTGCAAAACCAAATAAAATCAGCCGATGTTATTTTAATGACGATTGGCGGCAACGATTTGTTCCGTGGCGGGGAAGCACTCGATGATTTCAAAAGCGATGCGATCAAACAAGCCAAAGCAAGTTATACGAGCAATCTAAAACAGATTTACCAGACGATACGAAAATTAAATCCATCAGCGCCAGTTTTTCATATTGGCTTGTATAATCCGTTTATGTCGTTAGAAAATGCGAGCGAAATGTCGGCAGTTGCGAATGAGTGGAATTTGCAAAGTCAAAATCTATCGCAAAACGAAAAAAATATCATTTACGTACCAACATTTGATTTATTCCAACAAAATGGGGCTGCCTATTTAGCGACTGATAAATTCCATCCAAATCATGCAGGCTACCAGTTTATCGGTAATCGGGTGACCGAAGTTATTCAGACGGGAGGGGGAGAAGACGATGACGGAGCGAGCACTTCAAGTAACTAA
- a CDS encoding ABC transporter ATP-binding protein, protein MTERALQVTNLHKKIRKREIIKGISFEVMPGEVFGFLGPNGAGKTTTIRMIVGLIKPTSGTILIGGKDIRKNFTEAMRGLGSIVENPEFYSFLTGQENLAYFARMDSSIKKERIQEVTELVGLEKRINDRVSTYSLGMRQRLGIAQALLSNPKLLILDEPTNGLDPSGIHEMRDFIRALARNEGISVLVSSHLLSEIELLCDRVAIMTDGTIIKTDQVAHLLSSRAQLRWRVTPIEQAKAFLESVTEVEVDGEYLVTAMNDESAEWNEHLVAKGVKVHEIDKRKPSLEDLFLELTGGQSID, encoded by the coding sequence ATGACGGAGCGAGCACTTCAAGTAACTAATCTGCATAAAAAAATTCGTAAACGAGAAATTATTAAAGGGATATCATTTGAAGTAATGCCCGGAGAAGTTTTTGGCTTTCTTGGACCGAATGGAGCGGGGAAAACGACGACGATTCGAATGATTGTCGGCTTAATCAAACCAACGTCTGGAACGATTTTAATTGGTGGCAAAGATATCCGCAAAAATTTCACCGAAGCGATGCGGGGTCTTGGTTCTATCGTGGAGAATCCTGAATTTTATAGCTTTTTAACAGGACAAGAAAATTTGGCGTATTTTGCCCGAATGGATTCTTCGATTAAAAAAGAACGTATTCAAGAAGTAACCGAACTAGTTGGGCTAGAAAAGCGGATAAATGACAGAGTTTCTACTTATTCACTTGGTATGCGGCAACGTTTAGGGATTGCTCAAGCATTACTTTCGAATCCGAAATTATTAATTCTTGATGAACCAACAAACGGTCTCGATCCATCTGGAATTCACGAAATGCGCGACTTTATCCGTGCGCTGGCTCGAAATGAAGGTATTAGCGTGCTCGTGTCTTCTCATTTATTAAGTGAAATTGAACTTTTATGTGATCGGGTGGCGATTATGACAGACGGGACGATTATTAAAACCGACCAAGTTGCGCACCTGCTAAGTTCCCGTGCGCAATTACGCTGGCGGGTGACTCCAATAGAACAAGCCAAAGCCTTTTTGGAAAGTGTGACCGAAGTGGAAGTGGACGGGGAGTATCTTGTGACAGCAATGAATGACGAAAGCGCAGAGTGGAACGAACATCTCGTTGCAAAAGGCGTCAAAGTCCATGAAATCGACAAGCGAAAACCATCCCTTGAAGATCTATTCCTTGAGTTAACGGGAGGTCAGTCTATTGATTAA
- a CDS encoding ABC transporter permease, giving the protein MINLVYNEQLKLWRKKRLIVILALVAIIVAIFTYAQFRQHQEDEKQAGTSDWHVQTQQQIVDLENRLGTGRLPEEYQKYFKVLVGQLQYYLDNDINPNAPGAPTFLKTFVENGISLLFPLFIMVIAADLISAETSAGTMKFLLTRPVKRWRILTSKYVSMLLSISAIMVLSAVIAYLISGIVFGYGGWDAPVLTGFGMKDGAVTTTDVYQLPVWQLLLMEFGLAWFVSVVVGVLTMFVSVLVRSTAAVMGIMLASLITGTILTNLVSSWPSAKYLFMVNLQLTNYLNGSSPPVEGMTLSFSMLVLTAWMLVAFVLSYFIFTKRDVY; this is encoded by the coding sequence TTGATTAATTTAGTATATAATGAACAATTAAAACTTTGGCGCAAAAAGCGACTCATTGTTATTTTAGCGTTGGTGGCAATTATCGTAGCGATTTTCACGTATGCGCAATTCAGACAGCATCAAGAAGATGAAAAGCAAGCTGGGACAAGCGATTGGCATGTACAGACTCAGCAACAAATCGTCGACCTTGAAAATCGACTTGGCACAGGTCGGTTACCCGAAGAATATCAAAAATATTTCAAAGTGCTTGTCGGGCAACTACAATATTATTTAGATAATGACATCAACCCAAATGCACCCGGAGCACCAACTTTCCTAAAAACATTCGTCGAAAATGGCATTAGTTTATTGTTTCCACTTTTTATCATGGTTATAGCAGCCGATTTAATCAGTGCTGAAACAAGTGCGGGAACGATGAAGTTCTTGCTGACAAGGCCTGTGAAGCGATGGCGGATTTTGACGAGTAAGTATGTTTCGATGTTGCTCTCGATTTCCGCGATTATGGTGCTATCCGCCGTTATTGCCTATTTGATTTCTGGAATTGTCTTTGGCTACGGTGGCTGGGACGCGCCAGTTCTCACCGGATTTGGCATGAAAGATGGCGCCGTAACAACAACAGACGTGTACCAACTACCAGTTTGGCAACTACTGCTAATGGAATTTGGACTCGCGTGGTTTGTCAGTGTCGTGGTCGGCGTGTTAACGATGTTTGTATCCGTACTCGTCCGCTCCACAGCCGCCGTAATGGGAATTATGCTCGCCTCACTTATTACCGGAACAATTTTAACGAACCTCGTCAGCTCTTGGCCGAGCGCGAAATATTTATTTATGGTCAATTTACAACTAACGAATTATTTAAACGGCTCCAGCCCACCAGTCGAAGGAATGACATTAAGCTTCTCAATGCTCGTCTTAACCGCGTGGATGCTAGTCGCATTCGTTTTATCTTATTTTATTTTCACCAAAAGAGATGTCTATTAA
- a CDS encoding VOC family protein produces MIKGIHHVSALTKSFSENHHFYSEILGLRLVKNTVNQDNIHMRHLFYGDYIGSPGTLLTFFEVPRIGSSYDERAFFGKITLGIPTDTSSYWEKRLNDFAISFQKDGQTLTLQDPDTMGIILTEIPATNSNPTIHTDIPAEKQLVRIIGADYYVPDPAATSQFFTNLFGLESQNGVLVDKSEMSFAKLHATTSDKKSRTGRGTIDHIAYTLETKEAVDELHDLAVRNNLKIEEFVDREYFKSLYIREPSGLRIEFASAGPGFTIDEPLETMGERLALPSFLEEKRTEIETYFGGDLS; encoded by the coding sequence ATGATTAAAGGAATTCATCACGTATCCGCGCTAACAAAATCTTTCAGCGAAAATCATCATTTTTATTCAGAAATATTAGGGCTACGGCTCGTGAAAAATACAGTCAACCAAGACAACATCCATATGCGCCACCTATTTTACGGTGATTACATCGGTTCACCCGGGACTTTACTGACATTTTTCGAAGTGCCTCGCATCGGCTCAAGCTACGACGAACGCGCCTTTTTCGGCAAAATCACCCTAGGCATACCAACAGACACAAGCTCTTACTGGGAAAAAAGGCTAAACGATTTTGCGATTTCTTTTCAAAAAGACGGCCAGACTTTAACCTTACAAGATCCTGACACAATGGGCATCATCCTAACGGAAATACCAGCTACCAATTCTAACCCAACCATCCACACCGATATCCCGGCCGAAAAACAACTTGTTCGGATTATCGGCGCTGATTATTACGTGCCAGACCCGGCCGCGACCAGCCAGTTTTTCACGAATCTTTTTGGGTTAGAAAGTCAGAATGGGGTATTAGTAGATAAGAGTGAGATGAGTTTTGCGAAACTGCATGCGACCACATCAGACAAAAAATCCCGCACAGGCCGCGGAACCATTGATCATATTGCTTATACTTTAGAAACGAAAGAAGCCGTCGATGAACTGCACGATTTAGCCGTTCGAAACAATTTAAAAATAGAAGAATTTGTTGACCGTGAGTATTTTAAAAGTTTATATATTCGTGAGCCAAGTGGGCTGAGAATTGAATTCGCAAGTGCTGGCCCCGGTTTTACTATCGACGAGCCACTCGAAACAATGGGCGAAAGACTAGCCTTACCAAGCTTTTTAGAAGAAAAAAGAACAGAAATTGAAACTTATTTTGGAGGAGATTTATCATGA
- a CDS encoding ring-cleaving dioxygenase, protein MIKDLKGIHHVTAMTSSAEKNYAFFTEVLGMRLVKKTVNQDDIHTYHLFFADDKGSAGTDMTFFDFPNLPKGRHGTDSISRVAFRVPSDAALEYWLDRFEQLEVPHGEIKTLFGKKYLTFQDFDDQQLQLISDENNEGVAAGTPWKNGPVPEKYAIYGLGPVFLTVVSLKNMEAILQTIFGFRKVAEEDGLHLYEVGEGGNGAQVIVEERTDIPAAMQGYGGVHHVAFRVEDHEELQKWIDRMNTIEAPNSGYVNRFYFESLYVPVSERILFEFATDGPGFASDEPYETLGEKLALPPFLEPKRAEIEKMVRPINTKRS, encoded by the coding sequence ATGATTAAAGATTTAAAAGGAATTCACCATGTAACTGCAATGACAAGTAGCGCCGAGAAAAATTACGCATTTTTTACAGAAGTTTTAGGAATGCGCTTAGTGAAAAAAACCGTCAACCAAGACGATATTCATACGTATCATTTATTTTTCGCCGATGACAAAGGTTCTGCGGGAACAGATATGACATTTTTTGACTTCCCTAATTTACCAAAAGGGCGCCACGGAACAGATAGTATTTCACGTGTAGCTTTCCGTGTACCTAGTGATGCGGCGCTGGAATATTGGCTTGATCGTTTTGAACAATTAGAAGTTCCTCACGGCGAAATCAAAACTTTATTCGGCAAAAAATATCTAACATTCCAAGATTTTGATGACCAACAATTACAACTGATTTCCGACGAAAATAACGAAGGCGTAGCTGCGGGAACCCCGTGGAAAAACGGCCCAGTTCCAGAAAAATATGCAATTTATGGCTTAGGACCAGTCTTTTTAACCGTTGTTTCTTTGAAAAATATGGAGGCAATTTTGCAAACTATTTTTGGCTTTAGAAAAGTGGCCGAAGAAGATGGACTTCATTTATACGAGGTTGGCGAAGGTGGAAACGGGGCACAAGTGATTGTCGAAGAGCGTACGGACATTCCTGCTGCGATGCAAGGTTACGGCGGCGTTCACCACGTGGCTTTCCGAGTAGAAGACCACGAGGAGTTACAAAAATGGATTGATCGCATGAATACAATCGAAGCGCCCAATTCTGGTTATGTAAACCGCTTCTACTTTGAATCTTTATACGTACCTGTTTCGGAACGGATTTTGTTTGAATTTGCGACAGATGGCCCGGGCTTTGCGAGCGACGAACCATACGAAACCCTTGGTGAAAAATTAGCTTTACCACCATTTTTAGAACCAAAACGCGCGGAAATTGAAAAAATGGTACGCCCAATTAATACGAAACGGAGCTGA
- a CDS encoding alpha/beta hydrolase, giving the protein MEHIFIPAKNKELAPLLLLHGTGGDEKSLVEVAEFIAGDAAVLSLRGDIKEGGANRFFKRFHDGRLDLEDLESKTAELIATTRELAEKYQLDFERIVAVGYSNGANIAANALLQAEDSFHKAILFHAMPAGNKQSEFSISHRSVFLSAGLNDPLITAKASEELVEILEKRGAKVETVWTAAGHSLTMEELEEAKKWYHNNQK; this is encoded by the coding sequence ATGGAACATATTTTTATCCCAGCGAAAAATAAGGAATTAGCGCCATTATTACTACTTCACGGGACAGGCGGCGATGAAAAGTCGCTTGTCGAAGTAGCAGAATTTATCGCGGGTGATGCCGCTGTTTTATCATTGCGAGGAGATATTAAAGAAGGCGGAGCAAATCGATTTTTCAAAAGATTTCATGATGGCCGTTTAGATTTAGAAGACTTGGAAAGTAAAACGGCAGAATTAATTGCAACGACGCGTGAACTTGCTGAAAAATACCAACTGGATTTTGAGCGAATTGTTGCGGTAGGCTATTCTAACGGTGCCAATATTGCTGCCAATGCGTTACTTCAAGCAGAGGATAGTTTCCATAAAGCGATTTTGTTTCACGCGATGCCAGCCGGGAATAAACAATCCGAATTTTCGATTAGCCATCGTAGTGTATTTTTATCAGCTGGTTTAAATGATCCGTTAATTACGGCAAAAGCTTCCGAAGAACTAGTAGAAATCCTTGAAAAACGAGGTGCGAAAGTTGAAACAGTTTGGACGGCAGCGGGGCATTCACTTACCATGGAAGAACTGGAAGAAGCGAAAAAATGGTATCACAACAACCAAAAATGA
- a CDS encoding flavin reductase family protein, whose protein sequence is MTIFKSSELSKKDNYKFLTGSIIPRPIAFVTTLAEDGVTVNAAPFSFFNVVSSDPAIVSIAVQRADGEQKDTARNAAFTKELNIHIVSEEFVEEMNKTAARLAPDVSEIDDTNLHLEPVFGMKTPKISEAKIVLTAKLEQIIPIKNDAGEVVSDLILARIVTYDFADDVFDPEHQYILPEKLAPVARLAGNDYAKIGEIFRIERPN, encoded by the coding sequence ATGACTATTTTCAAAAGTTCTGAGTTATCCAAAAAAGATAATTATAAATTTTTAACAGGAAGTATTATTCCTCGACCAATTGCTTTTGTAACAACGCTTGCTGAAGACGGGGTGACGGTTAACGCCGCCCCGTTCAGTTTTTTTAATGTCGTTTCGAGCGATCCTGCAATCGTTTCTATCGCAGTCCAACGCGCGGATGGTGAGCAAAAAGATACAGCGCGGAATGCGGCTTTCACGAAAGAACTGAATATCCATATTGTCAGCGAGGAATTTGTGGAAGAAATGAATAAAACCGCCGCGCGCCTTGCTCCAGATGTGAGCGAAATAGATGATACGAACTTACATTTAGAGCCTGTTTTTGGAATGAAAACACCAAAGATTTCCGAAGCAAAAATTGTTCTTACTGCCAAATTGGAACAAATCATTCCGATAAAAAACGATGCAGGCGAGGTTGTTTCTGATTTGATTTTAGCGCGTATTGTGACATACGATTTTGCAGACGATGTGTTTGACCCAGAGCATCAGTACATTTTGCCAGAAAAGCTTGCGCCAGTTGCTCGTTTGGCGGGAAATGACTATGCAAAAATTGGGGAGATTTTCCGGATTGAACGACCAAATTAA
- the hflX gene encoding GTPase HflX, with protein sequence MEKKVLIVGISQKQTDFDYSMEELANLAAANNMEVVGEIRQNIDRENHATYVGKGKVDEIKGLAEMQEASLIIFDDELSPSQIRNLEEALELDVMDRTGLILAIFANRAKTKEAQLQVQIAKLKYELPRIFGQGEDMDQQSGKGGLSNRGSGEKKIETDRRTIKNQIRHLQKELDMLVDDREVRRRKRKKNEIPVVSLVGYTNAGKSTTMNGLVRAYSETAEKQVFEKDMLFATLETSVREIVLPDNKQFLLTDTVGFVSKLPHQLVKAFRSTLEEARDADLLIHVVDYSDPHYKTMMKTTEETLKAVGVEDVPVIYAYNKADLIEGETYPKQTENTIVFSAREEESLEFLTEVIRKELFASYEKATFLIPFEAGQVVAYLNDHADVLETEYLENGTQIVAEVSPADLQKLAAYHIAE encoded by the coding sequence ATGGAGAAAAAAGTATTAATCGTTGGTATAAGCCAAAAACAAACAGATTTTGATTATTCAATGGAAGAATTAGCCAATTTAGCGGCTGCAAACAATATGGAAGTGGTAGGTGAAATCCGCCAAAATATCGATCGTGAAAATCACGCAACCTATGTTGGAAAAGGGAAAGTGGATGAAATCAAAGGCCTGGCAGAAATGCAGGAAGCGAGTTTGATTATTTTTGACGATGAACTTTCGCCGTCGCAAATCAGAAATTTAGAAGAAGCACTCGAACTAGATGTAATGGATAGAACGGGGCTAATACTTGCTATCTTTGCTAACCGAGCAAAAACAAAAGAAGCCCAACTGCAAGTCCAAATCGCCAAATTAAAATATGAACTTCCACGGATTTTTGGACAAGGCGAAGATATGGACCAACAAAGCGGAAAAGGCGGACTTAGCAACCGTGGTTCTGGTGAAAAGAAAATCGAAACCGACCGCCGTACTATCAAAAATCAAATCCGTCATTTGCAAAAAGAGCTCGATATGCTCGTAGATGACCGTGAAGTACGTCGTCGCAAACGGAAGAAAAATGAAATTCCAGTTGTGTCGCTTGTTGGTTATACGAATGCGGGAAAATCCACGACAATGAACGGTTTAGTACGTGCCTATAGCGAAACTGCCGAAAAACAAGTTTTTGAGAAAGATATGCTCTTTGCTACGCTTGAAACAAGTGTCCGCGAAATTGTGTTGCCGGATAACAAGCAATTTTTACTCACAGATACGGTTGGCTTTGTGAGCAAATTGCCGCATCAATTAGTGAAAGCATTCCGTTCTACACTAGAAGAAGCGCGCGATGCTGATTTGCTCATTCATGTGGTAGATTATTCGGATCCACATTATAAAACGATGATGAAAACCACGGAAGAAACGTTGAAAGCTGTTGGCGTGGAAGATGTTCCGGTTATTTATGCGTACAATAAAGCAGATTTGATAGAAGGCGAAACATACCCTAAACAAACGGAGAATACGATAGTCTTTTCCGCGCGGGAAGAAGAAAGTTTGGAATTTCTGACAGAGGTGATTCGTAAGGAATTATTCGCCAGCTATGAAAAAGCAACCTTTTTAATTCCGTTTGAAGCTGGACAAGTTGTTGCTTATTTGAACGACCATGCCGATGTTTTAGAAACCGAATACTTGGAAAATGGCACGCAGATTGTGGCTGAAGTAAGCCCAGCAGATTTACAAAAACTAGCCGCATACCACATAGCTGAGTAA
- a CDS encoding metallophosphoesterase yields MKKTGWGILGAVAAFTGYAYWSTKHLTVTNYEIVSDKIPAEWDGATFVQLSDLHSASFGLYNNPLLSIVNELAPDAVFLTGDMIDGDESPIVAMAAVRKLAKEFPVFYVSGNHEGRSAFYEDFKADMEKHHVAVLENERYFLKKAGAAIMVAGVRDPRFVRDEWADKELPKQEWEEAALKEGLDEATANLSPDYFTILLAHRPEFWPLYQAYPVDLVLSGHAHGGQFRLPLTEGLFAPGQGLMPKWTAGIHRAGGKALIVSRGLGNVTKLPRLFNDPEIIRITLKAKGDA; encoded by the coding sequence ATGAAAAAAACTGGATGGGGAATACTTGGCGCAGTTGCTGCTTTTACAGGGTATGCATACTGGTCAACCAAACATTTAACTGTAACAAATTACGAAATAGTATCTGATAAAATTCCGGCAGAATGGGACGGCGCGACATTTGTTCAGCTGTCCGATCTGCATAGTGCAAGTTTTGGTTTATATAATAATCCTTTGCTCAGTATCGTGAATGAACTGGCTCCGGACGCCGTTTTTCTAACTGGAGATATGATTGATGGTGATGAGTCACCGATTGTAGCAATGGCTGCAGTGCGCAAATTGGCAAAAGAATTTCCGGTCTTTTATGTGAGCGGAAACCATGAAGGCAGAAGCGCATTTTATGAAGATTTTAAAGCGGACATGGAAAAACATCACGTTGCTGTTCTAGAAAATGAACGCTATTTTCTTAAAAAAGCTGGCGCCGCAATCATGGTAGCTGGCGTCCGAGATCCACGTTTTGTCAGAGATGAATGGGCTGATAAAGAATTGCCAAAACAAGAATGGGAAGAGGCTGCTTTAAAAGAAGGGCTAGATGAGGCGACCGCTAATTTGTCGCCGGATTATTTTACGATTCTACTTGCGCATCGTCCAGAGTTTTGGCCGCTTTACCAAGCCTATCCGGTAGATTTAGTTTTATCAGGTCATGCACACGGCGGCCAATTTAGACTTCCACTAACAGAAGGCCTTTTCGCACCAGGGCAAGGTTTAATGCCAAAATGGACAGCGGGCATTCATCGGGCCGGCGGGAAAGCGCTCATTGTTAGTCGTGGCTTAGGAAATGTAACGAAACTTCCACGCCTATTTAATGATCCAGAAATTATTCGGATTACACTTAAAGCAAAAGGGGATGCTTAG